The proteins below are encoded in one region of Telopea speciosissima isolate NSW1024214 ecotype Mountain lineage chromosome 10, Tspe_v1, whole genome shotgun sequence:
- the LOC122643543 gene encoding uncharacterized protein LOC122643543, with translation MTLRSGQVLGTPEQSSPVENFEKEVSPESSPKASQASKDHEIKQVGKGSNPNVYMPRAPFPSCLESPSSFAFGKKGAKMEKMMELFKQVQINLPLLDVIKQVSAYAKFLKDLCTQKCKLKTHIPKTIHLTDQVSVVLSNQLPPKLKDPGAPLLACIIGNLPIKHVLLDLGVSVNILPSSVYDHFGFGELKPTKVILQLDNRSIKVPRCFIEDVLVKVDVLYFPMDFLVLDMKTPNNRKPQSIILGRPFLASTNACISCRSGAMDISFGPQHKEECFSVDVINEVVAECIPVMLVDDPLQQYLTFPGGDDFDINAYTVKVNVLLDAFSLLDHPSSTVKYE, from the exons AtgactttaaggagtggccaAGTATTGGGAACCCCTGAACAGAGTTCCCCTGTAGAGAATTTTGAGAAAGAGGTGAGTCCAGAATCCAGTCCTAAAGCTTCCCAAGCTTCCAAGGACCATGAGATTAAACAAGTTGGGAAGGGTAGCAACCCTAATGTTTACATGCCTAGAGCCCCTTTTCCCTCTTGTTTAGAATCTCCATCTTCTTTTGCATTTGGCAAGAAGGGTGCAAAAATGGAAAAGATGATGGAATTGTTCAAACAAGTCCAGATCAACCTCCCCCTTCTAGATGTCATCAAGCAAGTTTCAGCTTATGCTAAGTTCTTGAAGGACTTATGCACTCAAAAGTGTAAGCTGAAGACCCACATTCCTAAGACTATCCATCTTACTGACCAGGTTAGTGTAGTCCTGTCTAATCAACTTCCCCCTAAGCTTAAAGATCCTGGAGCACCCCTTCTAGCTTGCATCATTGGGAACCTCCCCATTAAACATGTACTCCTTGATCTAGGGGTGAGTGTTAATATTTTGCCTAGCTCAGTTTATGAtcattttgggtttggagaatTGAAGCCTACAAaggttattctccaacttgaTAACCGTTCCATTAAAGTGCCTAGATGTTTCATTGAGGATGTATTGGTTAAAGTAGATGTGCTCTATTTTCCTATGGATTTTCTAGTCCTTGACATGAAAACACCAAATAACAGGAAACCACAGTCGATTATCTTAGGACGTCCATTCTTGGCTAGTACCAATGCATGCATCAGCTGTAGATCAGGTGCAATGGATATTTCCTTTG GGCCCCAACATAAGGAAGAGTGCTTCTCCGTTGATGTTATAAATGAGGTAGTAGCAGAGTGCATACCGGTGATGTTAGTAGATGACCCATTGCAGCAATATCTGACCTTCCCTGGAGGTGatgattttgatattaatgCATATACTGTTAAGGTCAATGTGTTATTAGATGCCTTTAGTCTTCTAGACCATCCTTCGTCGACTGTCAAGTATGAGTAA